A DNA window from Leptolyngbya sp. KIOST-1 contains the following coding sequences:
- a CDS encoding DEAD/DEAH box helicase → MAILHVSWVPQAQQFFLWAEAWQPLPAEGLAPWEGLHLHPYALGQTDLAQVLSGMQKQLVGRGAAATGGLFPEALTEAAIAAGKGATKAVGGSRRSRSGKSNARRDSAPTWGELALPLPARLLDTALAPVHSAKLDIPMQAAPDGNTVLHPWRVQGWQLGIADFLPILLALPLGQHTLTGPGEIGADLRYWGHIARWGLNLLARGKFLPDLELTSQTLAAGWHPLLDSASDQERLRHFAQVMPPIGRTHLPAEAKGALPLACGFPLLDPQPLLLQFLTALVDHQVRQSAQAQPLNGLANLGKELPLQPWLQALSQPVGTLEAAAAAAARLQEALTTWTTPLQTLAEDPARQFRLRLVLSPPATLDQPWQLHYQIQSAATPDWRLGADLVWQHPVAELHHQGVVLKAPQETLLGALGRAARLYDPIRESLRQQHPTHCDLDPIQAYQFIKATAWQLQDNGVEVELPPGLAQAADDGSGRLGLKVHAEVPPQKQRQRLGLKSLLNFRWELSIADETLSADEFEQLINQGSPLVEINGRWVELKPQDVKAARQFLAGQKTATPLSVEDALRISTGDTQLIDRLPVVSFEATGALQTLIETLTTGNQTLEEMEAPSGFKGTLRPYQARGVSWLAFLEQWGLGACLADDMGLGKTIQLIAFLLYLQDNGWLETPVLLVCPTSVLGNWEKEVKRFAPKLKVLVHHGDRRPKGANFAKAVQDKHLVITSYALIYRDLKPLQSVNWQCLVLDEAQNIKNADAKQSKAARQIEAQFRVALTGTPVENRLGELWSIMDFLNPGYLGPKNFFQRRFATPIERYGDTASLRALKGLVQPFILRRLKTDRSIIQDLPDKQEMSVYCGLSAEQANLYQQTVDAALETLDEATGVQRKGQILALLTKLKQICNHPAQFLQEPSLGLKGRSGKLQRLDEMLEEVIAEDDRALIFTQFAEWGKLLKRHLQSYLGQEALFLYGSTTKNQREAMVDRFQNDPAAPRLFILSLKAGGVGLNLTRANHVFHYDRWWNPAIENQATDRAFRIGQTRNVQVHKFVTTGTLEERIHEMIESKKVLSEQVVSAGEGWLTEFDTDQLRNLLLLDRNAIIDDDE, encoded by the coding sequence ATGGCAATACTACACGTCAGTTGGGTTCCCCAGGCGCAGCAGTTTTTTCTCTGGGCTGAAGCCTGGCAGCCGCTGCCAGCGGAGGGTTTAGCCCCGTGGGAGGGACTGCATCTCCACCCCTACGCCCTGGGGCAAACCGACCTGGCGCAGGTATTGAGCGGTATGCAAAAACAGCTGGTGGGGCGCGGGGCCGCAGCGACTGGGGGGCTGTTTCCAGAGGCGCTGACGGAAGCTGCGATCGCGGCGGGGAAAGGCGCAACCAAGGCAGTCGGCGGCAGTCGGCGATCGCGGTCGGGCAAGTCGAATGCTCGAAGGGACTCTGCCCCCACCTGGGGGGAGCTGGCCCTACCGCTTCCGGCTCGATTGCTGGACACCGCCCTGGCGCCGGTACACTCCGCCAAATTAGATATCCCAATGCAGGCGGCCCCCGATGGCAATACCGTCCTCCATCCCTGGCGAGTGCAGGGGTGGCAGCTCGGAATTGCCGATTTTCTGCCCATTCTGCTGGCTCTGCCCCTGGGGCAGCACACCCTGACTGGCCCTGGCGAAATTGGGGCCGACCTGCGCTACTGGGGCCACATTGCCCGCTGGGGGCTCAATCTGCTGGCCCGAGGCAAGTTTCTCCCCGACCTGGAGCTGACCAGCCAGACCCTGGCCGCAGGCTGGCACCCCCTCCTCGACAGTGCCTCCGACCAGGAGCGGCTGCGCCACTTTGCCCAGGTCATGCCGCCGATTGGCCGTACCCATCTGCCGGCGGAAGCTAAAGGAGCGCTGCCGCTGGCCTGTGGTTTTCCCCTCCTGGATCCACAACCGCTGCTGCTGCAGTTTTTGACCGCCCTGGTTGACCACCAGGTGCGCCAGTCGGCCCAGGCCCAACCCCTCAATGGTCTAGCCAACCTGGGTAAAGAGTTGCCCCTCCAGCCCTGGCTCCAGGCCCTCAGCCAGCCGGTTGGTACCCTGGAGGCCGCCGCCGCCGCCGCCGCCCGTCTGCAGGAAGCGTTGACCACCTGGACCACGCCGCTGCAAACCCTGGCCGAAGACCCAGCCCGCCAGTTTCGCCTGCGGCTGGTGCTTTCCCCTCCCGCCACGCTCGACCAGCCCTGGCAGCTGCACTACCAGATCCAGTCTGCGGCCACCCCCGACTGGCGACTGGGGGCTGATCTGGTCTGGCAGCACCCGGTGGCCGAGCTGCACCACCAGGGCGTTGTCCTCAAAGCGCCCCAGGAAACGCTGCTGGGGGCCCTGGGCCGAGCCGCCCGCCTCTACGACCCGATTCGCGAAAGCCTCCGCCAGCAGCACCCCACCCACTGCGACCTCGACCCGATCCAGGCCTATCAGTTCATCAAAGCGACCGCCTGGCAGCTCCAGGACAACGGCGTGGAGGTCGAGTTACCGCCTGGGCTAGCCCAGGCCGCCGATGATGGCTCTGGTCGCTTGGGTCTGAAGGTCCACGCCGAGGTGCCCCCCCAGAAGCAGCGTCAGCGCCTGGGCCTCAAGAGCCTGCTCAACTTTCGCTGGGAGCTGTCGATCGCTGACGAAACCCTCTCCGCCGACGAGTTCGAGCAGCTGATCAACCAGGGCTCACCGCTGGTGGAAATCAACGGTCGCTGGGTCGAGCTGAAGCCCCAGGACGTAAAGGCGGCCCGGCAGTTTTTGGCCGGGCAGAAGACCGCCACGCCCCTGTCGGTGGAGGACGCCCTGCGGATCAGCACGGGCGACACCCAGCTGATCGACCGGCTGCCGGTGGTCAGCTTCGAGGCCACCGGAGCGCTGCAAACCCTGATCGAAACCCTCACCACCGGCAACCAGACCCTGGAGGAGATGGAGGCCCCTAGCGGCTTTAAAGGGACGTTGCGCCCCTACCAGGCGCGGGGGGTATCCTGGCTAGCCTTTTTGGAACAGTGGGGCCTGGGGGCCTGCCTGGCGGACGACATGGGTCTGGGCAAGACCATTCAGCTGATCGCCTTCTTGCTCTACCTGCAGGACAACGGCTGGCTGGAAACCCCGGTGCTGCTGGTGTGCCCTACCTCGGTGCTGGGCAACTGGGAGAAGGAGGTGAAGCGGTTTGCGCCCAAGCTCAAGGTGCTGGTGCACCACGGCGATCGCCGCCCCAAGGGGGCCAATTTTGCCAAGGCTGTGCAGGATAAGCACCTGGTGATTACCAGCTACGCCCTGATCTACCGCGACCTGAAGCCGCTGCAGTCGGTCAACTGGCAGTGCCTGGTGCTGGACGAAGCCCAGAACATCAAGAACGCCGACGCCAAACAGTCGAAGGCGGCCCGCCAAATCGAGGCCCAGTTTCGCGTGGCGCTGACCGGCACCCCGGTAGAAAACCGCCTGGGGGAACTTTGGTCGATCATGGACTTTCTCAACCCCGGCTACCTGGGGCCGAAAAACTTCTTCCAGCGCCGCTTTGCCACCCCGATTGAGCGCTATGGCGATACGGCGTCCTTGCGGGCGCTCAAGGGGCTGGTGCAGCCGTTTATTCTGCGCCGCCTCAAGACCGATCGCAGCATCATCCAGGATCTGCCCGACAAGCAGGAGATGAGCGTCTACTGCGGCCTTTCGGCAGAACAGGCCAACCTCTACCAGCAGACCGTCGATGCCGCGCTCGAAACCCTCGACGAGGCCACGGGCGTCCAGCGCAAGGGGCAGATCCTGGCCCTGCTGACCAAGCTGAAGCAGATCTGCAACCACCCGGCCCAGTTTCTCCAGGAGCCCAGCCTGGGGCTGAAGGGGCGATCGGGCAAGCTCCAGCGGCTCGACGAAATGCTGGAGGAAGTCATCGCCGAGGACGATCGCGCCCTGATTTTCACCCAGTTTGCCGAGTGGGGCAAGCTGCTGAAGCGGCACCTGCAATCCTACCTGGGCCAGGAGGCGCTGTTTCTCTACGGCAGCACCACCAAAAACCAGCGGGAGGCCATGGTCGATCGCTTCCAGAACGACCCCGCCGCCCCGCGCCTGTTCATTCTCTCGCTGAAGGCCGGGGGGGTGGGCCTCAACCTCACCCGCGCCAACCACGTCTTCCACTACGATCGCTGGTGGAACCCGGCGATCGAAAACCAGGCCACCGACCGCGCCTTTCGCATCGGCCAGACCCGCAATGTGCAGGTGCATAAGTTCGTCACCACCGGCACCCTGGAGGAGCGCATCCACGAGATGATTGAAAGCAAAAAGGTGCTCTCCGAGCAGGTGGTGAGCGCGGGCGAGGGCTGGCTGACCGAGTTTGACACCGACCAGCTGCGCAACCTGCTGCTGCTCGATCGCAACGCCATCATCGACGACGACGAGTAA
- a CDS encoding ferritin-like domain-containing protein, with protein MRNLDTAATTELLNQIMEFELAGVVRYTHYSLMVTGPYRIPIVDFFKAQAAESLLHAQEAGEIITGLEGHPSQRIAPIEETHRHGVRDLLKESLNHEQKALAMYKQLLDLVENASIYLEEYARTKIGQEELHNLEIKKMLRDFS; from the coding sequence ATGCGGAATCTCGATACGGCGGCGACAACGGAGTTGCTGAACCAGATTATGGAATTTGAGCTGGCGGGGGTGGTGCGCTACACCCACTATTCCCTGATGGTGACGGGGCCGTACCGGATCCCGATTGTGGATTTTTTCAAGGCCCAGGCGGCGGAGTCGCTGCTGCACGCCCAGGAGGCGGGGGAGATCATTACCGGGTTGGAGGGGCACCCCAGCCAGCGCATTGCCCCGATCGAAGAGACCCACCGCCACGGCGTGCGCGACCTGTTGAAGGAGAGTCTCAACCACGAGCAAAAGGCCCTGGCTATGTACAAGCAGCTGTTGGACCTGGTGGAGAACGCCAGCATTTACCTGGAAGAATACGCCCGCACCAAGATTGGCCAGGAGGAGCTGCACAACCTGGAAATCAAGAAAATGCTGCGGGACTTTAGCTAA
- a CDS encoding ABC transporter ATP-binding protein yields the protein MPLESRNLSGGYGQSPIVQQVSLAVEPGEWLCLVGANGSGKSTLLRLLSRVLKPQGGRVILSGRDIHALSPTVVAQRLALLPQQQTLPEGLTVQQLVSLGRSPHQPWWQWDLDAEGQHQVAQALAWTEIEQYRDRPVTELSGGERQRAFLALALAQNPQVLLLDEPTTFLDIHYQLQLLELLKRLNRKRSLSIITVLHDINLAARYCDRMAMLRQGKLWAIGPPAQVLTADNLRAVFQVEVEIFATPFGQQVFPIAASSEDRNVQLVATHE from the coding sequence ATGCCCCTAGAATCTCGAAACCTATCCGGCGGCTACGGCCAGAGCCCCATCGTGCAGCAGGTCAGCCTGGCGGTGGAGCCGGGGGAATGGCTCTGCCTGGTGGGAGCCAACGGCTCGGGCAAATCCACGCTGCTGCGGCTGCTCAGCCGGGTGCTCAAGCCCCAGGGGGGCCGAGTGATTCTGTCGGGGCGCGACATTCATGCCCTGTCACCTACGGTGGTGGCCCAACGGCTGGCCCTGCTGCCCCAGCAGCAAACCCTGCCCGAGGGGCTGACAGTGCAGCAGTTGGTCAGCCTGGGGCGATCGCCCCACCAACCCTGGTGGCAGTGGGATCTCGATGCCGAGGGCCAGCACCAGGTGGCCCAGGCGCTGGCCTGGACGGAGATTGAGCAATATCGCGATCGCCCCGTCACCGAACTCTCCGGCGGCGAACGCCAGCGGGCCTTTTTGGCCCTGGCCCTGGCCCAAAACCCCCAGGTGCTGCTGCTGGATGAGCCGACCACATTTTTGGACATCCACTACCAGCTCCAGCTCTTGGAACTGCTGAAGCGGCTGAACCGGAAGCGATCGCTCTCCATCATCACGGTGCTCCACGACATTAACTTGGCGGCGCGGTACTGCGATCGCATGGCCATGCTGCGCCAGGGGAAACTCTGGGCGATCGGCCCGCCCGCCCAGGTGCTCACCGCCGACAACCTGCGGGCAGTGTTCCAGGTAGAGGTGGAAATTTTCGCCACCCCCTTCGGCCAGCAAGTGTTTCCGATCGCCGCCAGCTCTGAAGATCGCAACGTTCAACTGGTAGCAACCCATGAATAG
- a CDS encoding FecCD family ABC transporter permease yields MVTLTRPPKPPVRPRRSPYRTPLALGLLLLGLALVVGLSLTQGSVAMSGPELWAALLRQGNATHQVILWDLRLPRLVAALLVGASLGVSGALLQGMLRNGLASPFLLGISSGAGLVVVLVVTLGLWQVWVPLGAWLGAIATTALVYLLACSRGGLSIERLILGGVAFSSFFGAIQSLLLLMARDGRIQAALNWLIGSFNGRGWAEVRLVGPAMAVALVVGCLLARQVNLLNLGDDLAVGLGTSLVRSRLLIGAAATFLAAGAASIAGLVGFVGLIVPHGVRLLVGTDYRLVLPFSALGGALVLAAADLAARAGPVELPVGVVTAFLGAPVFIWLLYRRSAIAGGR; encoded by the coding sequence ATGGTGACCCTGACTCGACCCCCCAAACCTCCAGTTCGCCCCCGGCGATCGCCCTATCGCACGCCCCTGGCCCTGGGGCTGCTGCTGCTGGGGCTGGCCCTGGTGGTGGGCCTCTCCCTCACCCAGGGCTCGGTAGCGATGAGCGGGCCGGAGCTGTGGGCGGCGCTGCTGCGCCAGGGCAATGCCACCCACCAGGTAATCCTGTGGGATCTGCGGCTGCCCCGGCTGGTGGCGGCGCTGCTGGTGGGGGCGTCGCTGGGGGTGTCGGGGGCGCTGCTCCAGGGCATGCTGCGCAACGGGTTGGCCAGCCCGTTTCTGCTGGGGATTTCCTCCGGGGCGGGGCTGGTGGTGGTGCTGGTGGTCACCCTGGGCCTGTGGCAGGTGTGGGTGCCCCTGGGGGCCTGGCTGGGGGCGATCGCCACTACGGCCCTGGTTTACCTGCTGGCCTGTAGCCGGGGCGGACTGTCCATCGAGCGGTTGATTCTCGGCGGGGTGGCCTTTAGCTCGTTCTTTGGGGCGATCCAGTCGCTGCTGCTGCTGATGGCGCGGGACGGGCGGATTCAGGCGGCGCTGAACTGGCTGATCGGCAGCTTCAACGGGCGCGGCTGGGCGGAGGTGCGGCTGGTGGGGCCTGCGATGGCGGTGGCGCTGGTGGTGGGTTGCCTGCTGGCCCGCCAGGTCAACCTGCTGAATTTGGGGGACGACCTGGCGGTGGGGCTGGGCACGTCCCTGGTGCGATCGCGCCTTTTAATCGGCGCTGCCGCCACCTTCCTGGCCGCCGGGGCCGCCAGCATTGCCGGGCTGGTGGGCTTTGTGGGGCTGATTGTGCCCCACGGGGTACGGCTGCTGGTGGGCACCGACTACCGGCTGGTGCTGCCCTTTTCCGCCCTGGGCGGGGCCCTGGTGCTGGCGGCGGCGGACCTGGCGGCCCGCGCTGGCCCGGTGGAACTGCCCGTGGGCGTGGTGACGGCCTTTTTGGGGGCACCTGTGTTCATCTGGCTGCTGTACCGCCGCAGTGCGATCGCAGGAGGACGCTGA
- the xth gene encoding exodeoxyribonuclease III, translating into MKIATWNVNSIRSRLDHATQWLQTNPVDVLCLQETKVVNETFPTAAFSELGYTAYIYGQKSYNGVALLSQQPLENVQYGFAAVLGAERVGDLDDQKRVIAGLWGDIYIVNLYVPNGSSIGSEKYEYKLRWLACLKEYLAALLETYPNLNVCGDFNIALEDKDIYNPEGKDKHIMSSPVEREALRDVLTVGLKDGFRLFTDEGGHFSWWDYRAASFRRNMGWRIDHHYLSAALGDRALGCTIDLEPRRWEKPSDHTPVIMEYA; encoded by the coding sequence ATGAAAATTGCCACCTGGAATGTCAACTCCATTCGATCGCGCCTTGACCACGCGACCCAGTGGCTGCAAACCAACCCCGTGGACGTGCTGTGCCTGCAAGAGACCAAGGTGGTGAATGAGACGTTTCCGACCGCAGCGTTTTCGGAGCTGGGCTACACCGCCTACATCTACGGTCAAAAGTCCTACAATGGCGTGGCGCTGCTGAGCCAGCAGCCGTTGGAGAACGTGCAGTATGGCTTTGCCGCAGTTCTGGGGGCAGAGCGGGTGGGCGATCTGGATGATCAAAAGCGGGTGATTGCCGGGCTGTGGGGCGACATTTATATTGTGAATCTCTACGTGCCCAACGGCAGTTCTATCGGCAGCGAGAAGTACGAGTACAAGCTGCGCTGGCTGGCTTGTCTGAAGGAATACCTGGCGGCCCTGCTGGAAACCTACCCCAACCTCAACGTCTGCGGCGACTTCAACATTGCCCTCGAGGATAAAGACATCTACAACCCCGAGGGCAAAGACAAGCACATCATGTCGTCTCCGGTGGAGCGGGAGGCGCTGCGGGATGTACTGACCGTGGGGTTAAAGGATGGCTTTCGGTTGTTTACCGACGAGGGCGGCCACTTTAGCTGGTGGGACTACCGGGCGGCCTCCTTTCGGCGGAACATGGGCTGGCGCATTGACCACCACTACCTGTCGGCAGCCCTCGGCGATCGCGCCTTGGGCTGCACCATCGACCTCGAACCCCGCCGCTGGGAAAAACCCAGCGACCACACCCCAGTGATCATGGAATATGCCTAA